The Motacilla alba alba isolate MOTALB_02 chromosome 14, Motacilla_alba_V1.0_pri, whole genome shotgun sequence genome includes a region encoding these proteins:
- the MSRB1 gene encoding methionine-R-sulfoxide reductase B1, giving the protein MSFCSFLGGEVFKDHFQPGIYVCAKCGHELFSSRAKYEHSSPWPAFTETLRGDSVAKREERPGALKVTCGKCGNGLGHEFLNDGPRRGQSRFUIFSSSLKFVPKGKADLKEK; this is encoded by the exons AtgtccttctgctccttcctggggGGAGAGGTGTTCAAGGACCACTTCCAGCCGG GGATTTACGTGTGTGCCAAGTGTGGCCATGAGCTGTTCTCCAGCCGCGCCAAGTACGAGCACTCGTCGCCGTGGCCCGCGTTCACCGAGACCCTGCGCGGGGACAGCGTGGCCAAGCGCGAGGAGCGCCCGGGGGCGTTGAAG GTGACCTGTGGCAAGTGTGGCAACGGGCTGGGCCACGAGTTCCTCAACGATGGGCCCAGGAGGGGCCAGTCCCGCTTCTGAATATTCAGCAGCTCGCTGAAGTTCGTCCCGAAAG GTAAAGCTGACCTGAAGGAGAAATAA
- the LOC119707126 gene encoding LOW QUALITY PROTEIN: testis-expressed protein 2-like (The sequence of the model RefSeq protein was modified relative to this genomic sequence to represent the inferred CDS: inserted 1 base in 1 codon), translated as MRAMADQAAVAADASPALAPCPGSPRRGDIEGPTDAGGSGRDGCGLLAAADGDTKRPPSPQPGGMLLAELPRAPQPRLSPAKSRTAPSSPSVSPSESRAALLRLRDARLEDTRRRLSEAVQEPLSRLSRLMAEDSPAGRPREPGGSPGGSRGAGSRRPRDWTPWEPALNCRYEIRSYGDVIQVLEVARGDAEPPLPPPEEPPPARAGGSVPGRALAGVALLAYGYLVLPLPPYAAGLCVGLLCGLLLGFLAILLLVPSAPPAARGPWGRLRPKLLPGEPREPPRLQGWMNQLHVYDPELFHPSLTHSVLAVLDGATLKLSYPKSNIPRRAAFEEEILDAVFVSHRCYDLTDAKVFLCPPRLARKRTWNKKYPICVLLPEAAEGEGSEERDAELQGEEGSRKVPVAGQDIPGDSRDRCLYLFGRTGREKEEWYQHLVQASRGTASSHGDTGAGTGWAPQSSGSSSGGSAEDIPSTDPSRDVSGSTEEIYLDYSTYMARFVPAQGAASPERSPSHGALGSPTPTKVRGTNPAEGAGLEAGGLCTEALPGGGLFEQPGPGAGXHRTAGATAHRATSLQGLVAAVPPHEDTASMAWMNALVGRIFWDFLREPYWAEQVSNKIQKKLSKIKLPYFMNELTLTELDMGTSIPSVLSASNPAINERGLWVDMEVTYSGSLQMTLETKMNLSKLGKESSAEESGPAEAGREGARPRLILLADSDAESSSAGSSDEEDAASAEPVGAPGERLPPPGTEGHVSGNSTSRKILRFVDKIAKSKYFQKATENEFIKKKMEEVSNTPLLLTVEVQELAGTLAVNIPPPPTDRVWYSFRAPPQLELKVRPKLGEREVTFLHVTEWIEKKLKHEFQKILVMPNMDDLIIPIMRSGLDPWPPAMGLPQDPPAKGDRRL; from the exons ATGCGAGCCATGGCAGACCAGGCTGCGGTGGCAGCAGACGCCTCTCCAGCGCTGGCACCGTGCCCGGGCTCACCTCGGCGTGGGGACATCGAGGGACCGACGGACGCAGGCGGCTCCGGGCGGGACGGCTGCGGGCTCCTTGCCGCGGCGGACGGGGACACGAAGCGTCCCCCCTCGCCCCAGCCCggggggatgctgctggccGAGCTCCCGCgggccccccagccccggctgaGCCCCGCCAAGTCGCGCACGGCTCCGTCGTCGCCCAGCGTGTCGCCGTCGGAGAGCCGAGCCGCGCTGCTCCGGCTGCGCGACGCCAGGCTGGAGGACACGAGGAGGCGGCTGTCGGAGGCCGTGCAGGAGCCCCTGAGCCGCCTGAGCCGCCTGATGGCCGAGGACAGCCCCGCGGGCCGGCCCAGGGAGCCggggggcagccccggggggaGCCGcggcgccgggagccgccggcCGCGGGACTGGACGCCCTGGGAGCCCGCGCTGAACTGCCGCTACGAGATCCGCTCCTACGGGGACGTGAtccaggtgctggaggtggCGCGGGGAGACGCGGAaccgccgctcccgccgcccgaGGAGCCGCCGCCGGCGCGGGCCGGGGGCTCCGTGCCGGGCCGGGCGCTCGCCGGCGTCGCCCTGCTCGCCTACGGCTACCTGGTGCTGCCGCTGCCGCCCTACGCCGCCGGGCTCTGCGTGGGGCTGCTCTgcgggctgctgctgggcttccTCGCCATCCTCCTCCTCGTGCCCAGCGCTCCTCCGGCCGCTCGGGGACCGTGGGGCCGCCTGCGCCCCAAGCTGCtccccggggagccgcgggaACCCCCCCGCCTGCAG GGCTGGATGAACCAGCTGCACGTGTACGACCCCGAGCTTTTCCACCCGTCGCTCACGCACTCGGTGCTCGCCGTGCTGGACGGGGCCACCCTCAAGCTGTCCTACCCCAAGAGCAACATCCCGCGCCGAGCCGCCTTCGAGGAGGAGATCCTGGACGCCGTCTTCGTCAGCCACCGCTGCTACGACCTGACCGACGCCAAG GTCTTCCTGTGCCCCCCCAGGCTGGCCCGAAAGCGGACGTGGAACAAGAAATACCCCATCTGCGTGCTGCTGCCCGAGGCGGCGGAGGGAGAGGGCAGCGAGGAGCGGGACGcggagctgcagggggaggaggggagcaggaagGTGCCGGTGGCCGGGCAGGACATCccgggggacagcagggacaggtgcCTGTACCTGTTTGGGCGGACGGGGCGGGAGAAGGAGGAGTGGTACCAGCACCTCGTGCAAGCCTCCCGTGGGACAGCCAGCAGCCACGGTGACACCGGGGCAG GCACGGGATGGGCTCCGCagagcagcggcagcagcagcgggggcAGCGCTGAGGACATCCCGTCCACGGATCCCTCCAGGGATGTGTCGGGCAGCACCGAGGAGATTTACCTGGACTACAGCACCTACATGGCCCGATTCGTGCCGGCACAGggggcagccagcccagagaggAGCCCCTCTCAcggagctctgggcagccccaCGCCCACAAAGGTGAGAGGGACAAACCCAGCAgagggagcggggctggaggCTGGTGGACTCTGCACAGAAGCACTTCCAGGGGGCGGTTTGTTTGAGCAGCcaggccctggggcag agcacaggaCAGCAGGTGCCACTGCTCACAGGGCCACCTCGCTGCAggggctggtggctgctgtcCCCCCCCACGAGGACACGGCCAGCATGGCCTGGATGAACGCGCTGGTGGGACGCATCTTCTGGGACTTCCTGCGGGAGCCATACTGGGCAGAGCAGGTGTCCAACAAGATCCAGAAGAAGCTGAGCAAGATCAAG CTCCCCTACTTCATGAACGAGCTGACGCTGACGGAGCTGGACATGGGCACATCCATCCCCTCAGTGCTCAGTGCCTCCAACCCCGCCATCAATGAGCGAG ggctctgggtGGACATGGAGGTCACCTACAGCGGCTCCTTGCAGATGACGCTGGAGACAAAGATGAACCTCAGcaagctggggaaggagagctCTGCCGAGGAGAGCGGCCCTgcagaggcaggcagagaggg GGCCAGGCCACGGCTGATCCTGCTGGCAGACAGCGACGCCGAGTCGTCCAGCGCCGGCTCCTCCGACGAGGAAGATGCCGCCAGCGCAGAGCCCGTGGGAGCCCCGGGGGAGCGGCTCCCCCCGCCTGGCACCGAGGG GCACGTCAGCGGGAACAGCACGAGCAGGAAGATCCTGCGCTTCGTGGATAAGATCGCCAAGTCCAAGTACTTCCAGAAGGCCACGGAGAACGAGTTCATCAAGAAGAAGATGGAGGAGGTGTCCAACACGCCGCTGCTGCTGACGGTGGAGGTGCAGGAGCTGGCGGGAACCCTGGCCGTGAACATCCCCCCGCCACCCACCGACCGCGTCTG GTACAGCTTCCGAGCGCCCCcgcagctggagctgaaggtGCGCCCCAAGCTGGGCGAGCGGGAGGTGACATTCCTGCATGTCACCGAGTGGATCGAGAAGAAGCTGAAGCACGAGTTCCAG AAGATTTTGGTGATGCCAAACATGGACGATCTCATCATTCCCATCATGCGCTCCGGCCTGGATCCTTGGCCACCCGCCATGGGACTGCCCCAGGACCCGCCAGCCAAGGGGGACAGGAGGCTCTGA